CTGGACCTGGGCTGCGGGCCGCTGACCCTGGTGCAGGCCCTGTGGATCGCCAGGCCGCAGCTGCGCACGCGCAGGCTGCGCTTCGTCTGCCTGGACCAGACCGGCAGCGTCATGCGCGCGGGCAAGGCCCTGTTCGAGGCCCTGGCCGGGGAGGCCGGGCAGGCCTGGAGCATCGAGATGGTCCAGGGCCCGCTGCACAAGGCCCCCCAGGGGCCGTTCCAATTGGTGACGGCGCTCAACGCCCTGAACGAGCTGGCCGGAGGCCGGGGCGAGGAGGGCCGCGACGCCCTGGACCGCGTGGCCGAGGTCCTGACCGGCCGTCTGGCGGCGAACGGGCGGCTGCTCCTGGTGGAGCCGGGCACCCGCCTGGGCGGCGGGCTGCTCTCCCGCCTGCGCGAGGCGCTCATGGAGGAGGGGCTCTACCCCCAGTCCCCCTGCACCCACGACGCCCCCTGCCCCATGCTGGCACCGCGCTGGCGCTCCTGGTGCCATTTCACGTTCCCGGCCGACGGCATCCCGGCCTGGCTGGCGCGTCTCACCGACTACGCCGATCTGGACAAGGACAGGGTCAGCCTTGCCTTCCTGCTCATGTCCGGCGAGCAGCCTCAATATAAGGATGTGAACTCCCGGGTGGTCTCGCACCGTTTCGCGCTTCCCGGCGGGCAGGGGGTCTACGCCTGCGCCGAGGACGGCATCCGGCTGATGACCTTCGTCCAGCCCCCGCGCGGACTGCTCTCCGGCGCGCTGGTGGAGGCCGAGCTGCCCGAATCCCCCATGCGCGACCCCAAGACCGGGGCCCTGGTCTGCCCGCTGGACTCCTCCGCGCCCGGTGAGGTCAGGGGGCAACAGTCTTCCGAGATGCCTGGCGCTCCCGCCCGAGAGACTTCTGAGCGGTCACCCAAGGTTCAGGCGGGCGAACGCAAGCCGCGCGGCGCCGGGGCGCCCGGCCGTCCGCCCGGAGCGGGGCGGTCCGGCCCGGCCAAGTCCGGCCAGGGTAAATCCGCGCCGGGAAAATCGGGTCCGGCAAAATCCGGTCCGGCAAAATCTGGCCCGGCCAAGTCCGGTCCTGCCAAAGCTGGTGCAAGGCGAGCTGGCCCGGGTGGCCCCAAGGGTCCCAAAGGCCCACGGGGCAAGTGATGCGCGTCGTCGACCTGGGAACCATAGGCTTCAGCGAGGCCCTGGCCCTGCAGGAGCCCGCCGTGGAGGAGGTGCTCGCCGGGGGCGAGGAGCGCATCTTCGTGCTGGAGCACCGGCCGGTGGTCACCTTCGGCCGCCACGGCGGAGAGGCCTTCCTTCTGGAGACCCCGGATCAGCTGCGCGCCCGGGGCGTGGATGTGGCCAAGGCCAGCCGGGGCGGCAGCGTGACCTGTCACTTCCCGGGCCAAGCCGTGATCTACCCGGTCATGCGCCTTTCGGGCCGCCCGGGCGGGCTGAAACGCTTCTTCTCCGACCTGGAGCAGGCGGCCATCGATGTGCTGGCGGGCCTTGGCATCGAGGCCGGGCGCAGCGAGGGCCGCCCCGGCGTGTGGACCGGGCCGCGCAAGATAGCCAGCGTGGGCGTGGGCGTGCGCCGCTGGGTCAGCTACCACGGGCTGGCCCTGAACGTGGGGCCGGATATTTCCCTCTTCAATGTGATAACCGCCTGCGGCCTGCCCGGCGTGGAGATGACCTCCGCCGCCCTGGAGCTTGCGCGCGCGGGCCTGCCCGCCGAGCGGGCCGACATCGGGAGCGTCAAGCATGAGCTCGTCCAAGCCTTCCTGCGCCTCGCCAGAGGCTAGCCCCGCCCGGCAGCCGCGCCAGCCGCGTTTGCCCGAGTGGCTCAAGGTCAGCCTCCCGCGCGACCCGGCCTTCGCCAAGACCGCCTCCGTGGTGGCCGGGCAGGAGCTGCACACCGTGTGCAGGCAGGCCCGCTGCCCCAACATCTTCGAGTGCTTCGGCAAGGGCGTGGCCACCTTCCTGATTCTGGGCGGGGTGTGCACGCGCGGCTGCGCCTTCTGCAACATCACCCCGGGCCTCCCGGACCCCGCGGACCCCGAGGAGCCCGGGCGCGTGGCCCTGGCGGCGGCCAAGCTCTCGCTCAAGCACGTGGTCGTAACTTCCGTGACCCGCGACGACCTGCCCGACGGCGGGGCCGCCATCTTCGCCGCCACCATCCGCGCCGTGCGCAGTGAATTGCCCGGAGCCAGCATCGAAGTGCTCATCCCGGACTTCCAGGGGAATGAGGCCGCGCTGCACACCGTGCTGGAGGCCGCTCCCGAAGTGCTCAACCACAACCTTGAGACCGTGCCCGAGCTCTACGCCACGGTGCGGGCCGGGGCCGTGTACGCACGCAGCCTGGAGTTGCTGGCCAGGGCCAAGGCCCACGGCGGCAGGGCGAAGACCAAAAGCGGGCTCATGCTCGGCCTGGGCGAAACCCGCGAGCAGCTCGAGCGCGTGCTGGCCGACCTGGCCCGCGTGGGCTGCGACATGGTCACCGTGGGGCAGTACCTGCGGCCCTCCCGGCGCAACCTGCCCGTGGAGCGCTACGTGCACCCCGACGAGTTCGCCGAGGTGGCCGAGCTGGGCCGGAGCCTGGGCGTCGCGCACATGTACTGCGGCCCGCTGGTGCGCTCCAGCCACGACGCGCGCGCCCTGCTGGAAGGCTGCTGACACCCGGCCTTTCCGTCCGTCCTCTCGCGGTTGCCCGTGGGAGGCTATTGGGGTATACCGCCCCAGTTTCGATCACTGAATCATTCAGGAGGTAACGCCGTGGGTTTCGAGGCCACCGGCATTCCAGGGCTCTGGCTCTACGCCCCCAAGGTCTTCCAGGACGAGCGTGGCTTCTTCATGGAGAGCTACAACAAGGCCAATCTGGACGCGCAGGGCATCGCCTGCGACTTCATACAGGACAACCACGCCCTCTCGCGCTGCAAGGGCGTGCTGCGCGGCCTGCACTTCCAGACCCCGCCCAAGGCCCAGACCAAGCTCGTGCGCGTGACGCGCGGCGAGGTGCTGGACGTGGTGGTGGACCTGCGCAAGGGCTCCCCAACCTACGGGCAGTGGAAGTCCTTCGTGCTCAGCGAGTCCAATTTCCTGCAGCTCTTCGTGCCCAAAGGCTTCGCCCACGGCTACGTGACGCTCACCGAGAACGTGGAGTTCCTCTACAAGGTGGACGAGCTCTACGCCCCGAACAACGACAGCGGCATCCTCTGGTGCGACCCGGACCTGAACATCGACTGGGGCGTGTCCGACCCGATCCTCTCCTCCAAGGACACCAAGCTCGGCCTCTTCAAGGACTTCGAGTCACCGTTCGTATTCGAAGGCTGATCCTCCAACACCACGCGAGCCCAATCCATGACGAAACCCACCGAAGCCTCCGAACTTTTCCCGCACTGCCACGCCGTGGTCCTGGCGGGCGGTTCAGGCACCCGCCTCTGGCCGCTCTCCCGCACGCTGCTGCCCAAACAGCTGCTCTCCCTCGATGGGGGAGAGAGCCTGCTCAAGCGCACGGTGAACCGCGCCCTGGACGTCTTCGACCCGCGCAACGTGTGGGTCGTCACCAACGAGGAGCACGTGTTCGAGGTGCGCTCCCAGCTGCGCGAGATCAACCCCGCGCTGGAAAAGGGCGTGCTGGCCGAGCCCGTGGGCCGCAACACCCTGCCCGCCATCCTGCTGGCCCTGGACAGCATCGTGGCGAGCGACCCCGACGCGCTGGTGGCCGTGTTCCCTTCGGACCACATGGTGGGCTCCAACGGCGGCTGGGTGGAATCGCTGGGCAAGGCCCTGCCCCTGGCCCGCGAGGGTCGGCTGGTGACCTTCGGCATCGCCCCGGACAAGCCCGAGACCGGCTACGGCTACATCCGCAGGGGCGAGCCCCTGGCGCCCGGAGCCTTCGACGTGCGCTCCTTCGTGGAGAAGCCCGACCTGGCCACCGCCCGTGGCTACCTGGAGAGCGGCGAATACTACTGGAACAGCGGCATGTTCGTCTTCTCGGCCACGGCCTTCCTGGATGCCGTCCGCGCGCACCAGCCCGTGTTCTGGGACTGGTGGGAGCGCCGCGCCGAGGCCCCCCTGTGCTCCGGTTACCACTCCATCCCCGACATCTCCGTGGACTACGCCGTGGTGGAGAAGATGGACAGCCAGGCCGTGATCGAGGCCTCCTTCACCTGGGACGACCTGGGCAACTGGGAGGCCATCTACCGCATGGGCTGCAAGGACACCGGCGGCAACGCCGTGCAGGGCGACGTGCTGGCCCTGGACTGCAAGGACAGCCTGCTCATTTCGCGCGGGGGCAAGCTCGCCTGCGTGGGCCTCGATGACATGATCGTGGTCCAGACCCGCGACGCCACGCTGGTCTGCCCCAAGAGCGAGTCCCAGAAGGTCAAGGACGTGGTGGGCGCGCTCAAGAAGCAGGGCAGCGAGCTCATCAACGCCCACGTCACGGTGCGCCGCCCCTGGGGCAGCTACACCGTGCTGGAGGAAGGCCCCCACTACAAGATCAAGCGCATCGAGGTGCCCGCCGGAGGCAAGCTCTCCCTGCAGATGCACCACCACCGCTCCGAGCACTGGGTGGTGGTCTCGGGCACGGCCCTGGTGCAGGTGGGCGAAAAGGAGACCCTGCTCACCGAGAACCAGTCCGTGGACATCCCCAAGGCCACGGTGCACCGGCTCTCCAACCCCGGCAAGGTCACCGTGGAGATCATCGAGATCCAGACCGGCCCCTACCTTGAAGAAGACGACATCGTGCGCTTCGAGGACGTGTACGGCCGAAACGCCAAGAGCGGCCCGGACAGTTGATTCGCGCGCGTGGCGAGGGGGGCGCTCCCGAAGGGGAGAGGCCGGATTCTTCAGACGCCGTGGGCAGGGGGACGCCCGCCCACGGCGTCTCACGCGTTTCGGTCCGCCCGCTGCTGGCGGCCTGTCTTGCCGCGGGGCTGGCCATCGGCCTCGGCGGCGGCTGGCTGGCCTGGCCCAGGCTGGCCTCCCGGACGTTCACCCAGCCCATCCGCTTCAGCCATTCGGTCCATGCCCGTCAGGAGGTGCCCTGCGCCGCCTGCCACTTCACCGCGCCGGGCGGGGCCTTCGGCGGCCTGCCCCGCGTGGCGGTCTGCGCCGGGTGCCATCAGGACCCTACGGGCGGGCGCTCCGACGACGAGAAGGAAGCCGACAAGCTGGTCACCGAATACGTGAAGAAGCGCAAGGAGGTGCCCTGGCTCGTGCTGGCCGCCCAGCCCGGCCACGTGCGCTTCCCCCACGGGCCGCACCTCAAGGCCGCCTGCGCCGCCTGCCACCCGGACATGTCCCGCGAGGACTACCCGACCCTGCGCCGCGACAGGATCTCCGGCTACACCAACTGGACCATGTCCATGCAGCGCTGCCGCGAGTGCCACCAGGCCAGCGGCGCGGGGCAGGACTGCGTGCTCTGCCACCGGTAGGCCCCCATGGCGTCGAAACGCAGAACATTCCTCAAGTGCGCCGCTGCCCTGGCCGCCGGGGCCGCCGTGGGCGCGGCCGCCAGCCCCGCCCCCTGGGACGCCCTGCGCCAACTGGAGCGCCGCGAGCACTCCCCGCCTGACCTGCCGCACCCGCCCGCCGGGCCGCTGGAGCATGTGGATACCGTCAGCGCTGCGGGAGAGTTCGGCACGGGCATCCGCGTGCTCACCTCGGGCGGCAGGCCCATGCTGGTGCGCGCCAACCCGGAGAACCCCCTGGGCCGCTGCGGCCTGCCCCCGGCGGACCTGGAGCAGGTGCGCGCCCTGGCCCATCCAGGCCGGTTGAGCGTGCCTCTGCTCAAAAACTCCGAGGGCCGCCTGGAGCCCGTGGCTTGGTCCAAGGCCCTGGACCTGCTCGCCGCCCGCCTGAGCGAGGCACGGGGCGAAACCCTGGTGGTCTCGCAGGCCCGCGAATCCTGCGGGCGCGAGGTTGCCGCCGCGTTCTGCGCCGCACTGGTGGCCGGGCTGGGGGCCGGGCTGGGGGCCGCCCACGCGGCCATGCCCTCCGAGGTAGCCACGGCCGCCCGGGCCGCCGCGCTCATGGGCCTCACGGGCACCCCGGGCTACGACCTGGACAACGCGCGCGGGCTGGTGCTCCTGGGGGCGGACGCCTTCGGCTCCATGCCCGCCTCGCCGCACCTGCGCCGGGCCTGGGCCAGTTCGCGCGGGCGGGAGAAGCAGGGGAAAGCGTATTATTTCGGCCCCGAGCGCGGGGCCACGGCCGCCCTGTGCGATGCCTGGGTGCCCCTGGCTGCCGGAAAGGAAGCCACGGCGGCCCTTGGCCTGTGCTGGCACCTGGACGCGCTCGGCCTGGTCCGTTGCGAGGCCCCGGACCTTCCCGAATTCCTCCAGTTGATACGTTCGCGGTTCACGCCCGAGTTGGTGCATGCAGCCACTGGGCTGAAGCCAGCGGACCTCGAGAACGCGGCCCGGGTCCTGGCGGACGGCGGCGTGCTCATCGCCGGGGCCGCATATGGTTCCGGCGCGGACGAGTCCACGATCCTGGCCGGCCTTGCGGCCAACGCATTTGCCGGGCGGCTGAACCGGCCCGGGGGCGTCATTCTGGTGGAGGGCCTCCCGGCGACGCCCGGAGCTCCCGCCCCGTCGGATGATCTCCTGGACCGGCTGCGCGCCGTGGCCCAGGGGGAGCGGCCCGCGCCCAAGGTCCTGCTGCTGGTGGAGGCCGATCCCCTGGTGGAGCTGCCCGACGGCGTGCTCACCGCACGAGCTTTGTCGCGTATGGGATTCAAGGCTTGCTTCGCGGACCGCCTCACGGCCTCGGCCGCCCCGTGCGACCTGGTGCTTCCCGCGCCCATGCCCCTGGAACGCCAGGAGGACATGCGCACTCCCTACGGCCTGGCTTTCCCCTGCCTGGGCCTGGCCCGTTCGCTGCTGCGCCCCATGGGCGACTGCCGCCACCCGGCGGACGTGCTGCTGGAGGTTGCATCGCGCCTGGGCCTGCCCGGAGCGGGCCCGTCCCACCAGGCCCGGCAGCGCGCCCTGGCCGTCGCGCTGGAAGGGGAGGAGGGCTTCGTGGCCCGTGGCGTGGAGCCCTGGAAGGTGCTGGCCGGGGAGGGCAGGCCCGCGCCGGAGGCGGATCCCTGGCGCGAGCTGCAGGCCGGGCGCCTGTGGTGCGGCCCGCGCATACGCTCGACCGTCCGGGAGGGCGGGTTCACTCTCGGGTCAACGTTGCTGGCCGGGGCCACAGGTCCGGAGGCGTCA
The Fundidesulfovibrio soli DNA segment above includes these coding regions:
- a CDS encoding small ribosomal subunit Rsm22 family protein, with product MQADTQGRLRSARPLFIQAPPELAAALEDYRRVLHTAHPLKPKHSMGLPADVKRLSLALTAERGPGPQANYLSSPANLSAYLYYFLPWNLYRVSRLLHGLALDLPEGSSVLDLGCGPLTLVQALWIARPQLRTRRLRFVCLDQTGSVMRAGKALFEALAGEAGQAWSIEMVQGPLHKAPQGPFQLVTALNALNELAGGRGEEGRDALDRVAEVLTGRLAANGRLLLVEPGTRLGGGLLSRLREALMEEGLYPQSPCTHDAPCPMLAPRWRSWCHFTFPADGIPAWLARLTDYADLDKDRVSLAFLLMSGEQPQYKDVNSRVVSHRFALPGGQGVYACAEDGIRLMTFVQPPRGLLSGALVEAELPESPMRDPKTGALVCPLDSSAPGEVRGQQSSEMPGAPARETSERSPKVQAGERKPRGAGAPGRPPGAGRSGPAKSGQGKSAPGKSGPAKSGPAKSGPAKSGPAKAGARRAGPGGPKGPKGPRGK
- the lipB gene encoding lipoyl(octanoyl) transferase LipB; translation: MRVVDLGTIGFSEALALQEPAVEEVLAGGEERIFVLEHRPVVTFGRHGGEAFLLETPDQLRARGVDVAKASRGGSVTCHFPGQAVIYPVMRLSGRPGGLKRFFSDLEQAAIDVLAGLGIEAGRSEGRPGVWTGPRKIASVGVGVRRWVSYHGLALNVGPDISLFNVITACGLPGVEMTSAALELARAGLPAERADIGSVKHELVQAFLRLARG
- the lipA gene encoding lipoyl synthase translates to MSSSKPSCASPEASPARQPRQPRLPEWLKVSLPRDPAFAKTASVVAGQELHTVCRQARCPNIFECFGKGVATFLILGGVCTRGCAFCNITPGLPDPADPEEPGRVALAAAKLSLKHVVVTSVTRDDLPDGGAAIFAATIRAVRSELPGASIEVLIPDFQGNEAALHTVLEAAPEVLNHNLETVPELYATVRAGAVYARSLELLARAKAHGGRAKTKSGLMLGLGETREQLERVLADLARVGCDMVTVGQYLRPSRRNLPVERYVHPDEFAEVAELGRSLGVAHMYCGPLVRSSHDARALLEGC
- the rfbC gene encoding dTDP-4-dehydrorhamnose 3,5-epimerase; its protein translation is MGFEATGIPGLWLYAPKVFQDERGFFMESYNKANLDAQGIACDFIQDNHALSRCKGVLRGLHFQTPPKAQTKLVRVTRGEVLDVVVDLRKGSPTYGQWKSFVLSESNFLQLFVPKGFAHGYVTLTENVEFLYKVDELYAPNNDSGILWCDPDLNIDWGVSDPILSSKDTKLGLFKDFESPFVFEG
- a CDS encoding mannose-1-phosphate guanylyltransferase/mannose-6-phosphate isomerase, with the protein product MTKPTEASELFPHCHAVVLAGGSGTRLWPLSRTLLPKQLLSLDGGESLLKRTVNRALDVFDPRNVWVVTNEEHVFEVRSQLREINPALEKGVLAEPVGRNTLPAILLALDSIVASDPDALVAVFPSDHMVGSNGGWVESLGKALPLAREGRLVTFGIAPDKPETGYGYIRRGEPLAPGAFDVRSFVEKPDLATARGYLESGEYYWNSGMFVFSATAFLDAVRAHQPVFWDWWERRAEAPLCSGYHSIPDISVDYAVVEKMDSQAVIEASFTWDDLGNWEAIYRMGCKDTGGNAVQGDVLALDCKDSLLISRGGKLACVGLDDMIVVQTRDATLVCPKSESQKVKDVVGALKKQGSELINAHVTVRRPWGSYTVLEEGPHYKIKRIEVPAGGKLSLQMHHHRSEHWVVVSGTALVQVGEKETLLTENQSVDIPKATVHRLSNPGKVTVEIIEIQTGPYLEEDDIVRFEDVYGRNAKSGPDS
- a CDS encoding cytochrome c family protein is translated as MGRGTPAHGVSRVSVRPLLAACLAAGLAIGLGGGWLAWPRLASRTFTQPIRFSHSVHARQEVPCAACHFTAPGGAFGGLPRVAVCAGCHQDPTGGRSDDEKEADKLVTEYVKKRKEVPWLVLAAQPGHVRFPHGPHLKAACAACHPDMSREDYPTLRRDRISGYTNWTMSMQRCRECHQASGAGQDCVLCHR
- a CDS encoding molybdopterin-dependent oxidoreductase produces the protein MASKRRTFLKCAAALAAGAAVGAAASPAPWDALRQLERREHSPPDLPHPPAGPLEHVDTVSAAGEFGTGIRVLTSGGRPMLVRANPENPLGRCGLPPADLEQVRALAHPGRLSVPLLKNSEGRLEPVAWSKALDLLAARLSEARGETLVVSQARESCGREVAAAFCAALVAGLGAGLGAAHAAMPSEVATAARAAALMGLTGTPGYDLDNARGLVLLGADAFGSMPASPHLRRAWASSRGREKQGKAYYFGPERGATAALCDAWVPLAAGKEATAALGLCWHLDALGLVRCEAPDLPEFLQLIRSRFTPELVHAATGLKPADLENAARVLADGGVLIAGAAYGSGADESTILAGLAANAFAGRLNRPGGVILVEGLPATPGAPAPSDDLLDRLRAVAQGERPAPKVLLLVEADPLVELPDGVLTARALSRMGFKACFADRLTASAAPCDLVLPAPMPLERQEDMRTPYGLAFPCLGLARSLLRPMGDCRHPADVLLEVASRLGLPGAGPSHQARQRALAVALEGEEGFVARGVEPWKVLAGEGRPAPEADPWRELQAGRLWCGPRIRSTVREGGFTLGSTLLAGATGPEASDLERPLTLLVRPAPEKLIPDGQGGALPSVRLNAATAKTLRLREGSRARLKGHSGGADVTVALDESVMDGHAVLTPTREQIYAIRAAMDSRPAGNGPARRWDACRATLEPA